The following are encoded together in the Candidatus Omnitrophota bacterium genome:
- a CDS encoding glycosyltransferase family 2 protein, with the protein MNKTSISIVVPVYNSELSLRDLCQRLTAVLPAVSSQFEIILVDDASRDRSWEVIKELAGKDKRIKGLKLVRNFGQHNALLCGLRKAKHEIIVTLDDDLQNPPEEIPKMIAKLEEGFDVVYGFPQKQQHGFWRDAASQLTKMVLQNSMGVATARNISSFRAFRSYLRCAFEDYSDAFVFIDVLLTWGTSKFTSIAVRHDPRFKGESNYTLRKLLIHAANLITGFSTLPLRLASVIGFIMMLFGVGVFIYVLVRWAIEGSRVPGFPFLASIIAIFSGAQLFSLGIIGEYLSRIHFRSMKKPAYVIRETLE; encoded by the coding sequence ATGAATAAAACATCCATTTCGATCGTTGTCCCCGTTTATAATTCAGAGTTGTCGCTAAGGGATCTTTGCCAGCGGTTAACGGCCGTTTTGCCTGCTGTTTCCAGCCAATTTGAGATCATCTTGGTCGATGACGCAAGCCGTGACCGGTCTTGGGAAGTTATTAAAGAGCTCGCGGGGAAAGATAAGCGTATTAAAGGCTTAAAGCTGGTTAGGAATTTTGGCCAGCATAACGCGCTTTTGTGCGGTTTACGTAAAGCCAAGCATGAAATTATCGTTACCTTAGACGACGATTTACAAAATCCTCCTGAAGAAATACCTAAAATGATCGCGAAACTTGAAGAAGGATTTGATGTTGTCTATGGTTTTCCGCAAAAACAACAGCACGGTTTTTGGCGGGATGCGGCATCTCAATTGACAAAAATGGTTTTACAGAATTCCATGGGTGTTGCCACGGCAAGGAACATCAGCTCATTTCGGGCATTTCGCTCTTATCTTCGTTGCGCCTTTGAAGACTATAGCGATGCTTTTGTTTTTATTGATGTTCTGTTAACATGGGGAACATCCAAATTTACCAGTATAGCCGTACGCCATGATCCGCGCTTTAAGGGAGAATCTAATTATACTCTACGCAAATTGTTGATCCACGCGGCTAATTTGATCACAGGGTTCTCGACGTTGCCGTTAAGGTTGGCAAGTGTTATTGGATTTATCATGATGCTTTTTGGGGTAGGCGTCTTTATTTATGTTTTGGTGCGCTGGGCAATTGAGGGAAGCCGGGTGCCGGGTTTCCCGTTTCTGGCCAGCATTATTGCCATATTTTCCGGGGCGCAATTGTTTTCTCTCGGGATCATCGGCGAATATCTTTCCCGGATCCATTTCCGCAGCATGAAAAAGCCTGCCTACGTTATTAGAGAAACCTTAGAATAA
- a CDS encoding NAD(P)-binding domain-containing protein has product MKYLETTHKLIKTVSAIARRSKRLTGFCIGNTAKMHDKNLYFTPIRETSLMVTAGVIVYRPKEAAQITRAIDGKVDYILVDAEKRIPGVTTTKNDWADLEQTVRAVIRKSKLWIYKSNDLSTEAVDGLLIQLTMNSKYGIAGKKIAVIGAGNLGFKLAFKLMERGACVTITRRNKVALKTITQALNLIKSEYTKSSLNATTDNLQAVQGAEILIGTTPGIAAITPEMVESLAPGAIIIDAGKGTLSLQAIARAQQRGFEIYRLDISAAFEGLIHRLWATENVIEKKLGRRKFCGEIIVSGGLLGRKNEIIVDDIRHPGVVYGIADGQGDFIRDLSSSQCLRLKKISQEIIRLK; this is encoded by the coding sequence ATGAAATATCTCGAAACAACACATAAATTAATCAAAACGGTTTCTGCGATCGCGAGAAGATCAAAGCGCTTGACCGGTTTTTGTATCGGCAATACAGCCAAGATGCATGACAAAAACCTTTATTTTACGCCTATCAGGGAAACATCATTGATGGTGACGGCCGGTGTTATTGTCTATCGCCCTAAAGAAGCCGCGCAAATCACGCGCGCTATTGATGGAAAAGTAGATTATATTCTGGTGGACGCTGAAAAAAGAATTCCCGGCGTGACAACGACGAAAAACGATTGGGCCGACCTTGAGCAAACGGTTCGAGCGGTGATCCGTAAATCAAAATTGTGGATCTATAAAAGCAATGATCTGTCAACCGAGGCGGTGGACGGGCTATTGATACAATTAACGATGAATTCCAAATATGGCATCGCGGGCAAGAAAATAGCGGTCATTGGGGCAGGTAATTTAGGATTTAAATTAGCTTTTAAATTGATGGAACGAGGTGCTTGCGTGACCATCACTCGTCGAAATAAAGTGGCCCTTAAAACGATCACGCAGGCGCTTAATTTGATCAAATCGGAATATACGAAGTCGTCTTTAAACGCAACGACGGATAATTTACAGGCTGTTCAAGGGGCGGAAATTTTGATCGGGACGACACCCGGAATAGCCGCAATAACCCCAGAAATGGTTGAATCTTTGGCGCCGGGTGCTATTATTATTGACGCGGGAAAAGGGACATTAAGCCTCCAAGCTATTGCCAGAGCGCAACAACGAGGATTTGAAATTTATCGCTTAGATATTAGCGCCGCTTTTGAAGGATTGATTCATCGGCTTTGGGCGACGGAAAATGTCATCGAGAAGAAATTAGGGCGCCGCAAGTTTTGCGGGGAAATAATTGTTTCCGGCGGATTATTGGGGCGGAAAAATGAAATCATTGTCGATGATATTCGCCACCCCGGAGTTGTTTATGGAATTGCTGATGGACAAGGAGATTTCATTCGAGATTTGTCTTCTTCACAATGCTTAAGATTAAAAAAGATTTCGCAAGAAATTATCCGGTTAAAATAA
- a CDS encoding PAS domain S-box protein has translation MKKHKESIRSPSKQKKSPKDISRTNKDQKQANHRHDKALRYAQRRFRELSCLYGIEEIRNKENLTIQETLVAVVDLIPASWQYPDIACSRIAAGDMVVKTKNFRLSPWCQQSPIFVREQKVGVVEVYYLREKPIKDEGPFSKEERRLINTIAQRLGLFLQHRLMSDALKASLKELADIKFSLDVSSIVAITDQKGKITYANDKFCEISKYSREELLGQDHRIINSGYHSKEFFVDMWRTIASGKVWKGEIRNKAKDGTLYWVDTTIVPFLDKKGKSYQYVVIRNEITKRKQMEEALKEFPQKVIQAQESERNKISREIHDDLGQSLAILKMMIQSTFDNLGPKQTDPQGSYDKIINSINTIIEKTRNLASGLRPTVLEILGLSAAVSSLTEDFKYRKNLEIRFRHDRLDHFTFEGEVINLYRVVQEALTNIVTHAKATLVDIDMREKQGRLFVVIKDNGRGFDFEKYHSQDLRQGIGLSTMQERIKLLGGVLKIESQAGRGTVIAFDVPVKAQA, from the coding sequence ATGAAAAAACATAAAGAATCTATCCGAAGTCCTTCTAAACAAAAGAAATCTCCTAAAGATATATCCCGCACTAATAAGGACCAAAAGCAAGCTAACCATCGTCATGACAAAGCTTTACGCTATGCCCAGAGGCGTTTTCGCGAATTAAGCTGTCTTTACGGCATTGAAGAGATCCGCAATAAAGAGAATTTGACGATCCAGGAAACACTTGTCGCCGTTGTTGACCTTATTCCCGCCAGTTGGCAGTATCCGGACATTGCCTGTAGCCGCATTGCGGCCGGCGACATGGTCGTAAAAACGAAAAATTTTCGCTTAAGCCCTTGGTGTCAACAGTCTCCTATTTTTGTTCGAGAGCAAAAAGTCGGCGTTGTTGAAGTCTATTACCTGAGAGAAAAACCGATCAAAGACGAAGGCCCGTTCTCTAAAGAAGAACGAAGATTGATCAATACCATCGCGCAGCGTTTGGGGCTATTTCTCCAGCATCGGTTGATGAGTGATGCTTTAAAAGCATCTTTGAAAGAATTAGCCGATATTAAATTTTCTTTGGATGTTTCTTCTATCGTGGCGATCACCGACCAGAAAGGCAAGATCACCTACGCCAATGATAAGTTTTGTGAGATCTCTAAATATTCCCGGGAAGAACTTTTAGGACAAGATCACCGTATCATCAATTCCGGTTATCATTCCAAGGAATTCTTTGTTGATATGTGGCGCACGATCGCTTCGGGGAAAGTATGGAAAGGCGAAATACGCAATAAGGCCAAAGACGGCACGCTGTATTGGGTGGATACAACAATCGTTCCTTTTTTGGATAAAAAAGGAAAGTCTTACCAATATGTTGTTATCCGTAATGAAATTACAAAACGGAAACAAATGGAAGAAGCTCTTAAGGAATTTCCGCAAAAGGTTATCCAGGCGCAAGAATCCGAACGTAACAAGATCTCTCGCGAGATCCATGATGATCTTGGCCAATCACTGGCTATTTTAAAAATGATGATCCAATCAACATTCGATAATTTAGGACCAAAGCAAACGGATCCCCAGGGTTCTTACGACAAGATCATTAATTCAATTAATACCATTATCGAGAAAACCAGAAACTTAGCGTCAGGATTAAGGCCCACCGTTTTAGAGATTCTAGGACTTTCGGCGGCTGTTTCTTCCTTAACAGAAGATTTCAAATACCGCAAGAATCTTGAGATCAGATTTCGCCATGATCGGTTAGATCATTTTACATTTGAAGGAGAAGTGATCAATTTGTATCGGGTTGTCCAAGAAGCGCTTACCAATATCGTTACCCATGCCAAGGCAACCTTGGTTGATATTGATATGCGCGAGAAACAAGGGCGCCTTTTTGTGGTGATCAAAGATAACGGGCGCGGGTTTGATTTCGAGAAGTATCATTCTCAAGATCTTCGCCAGGGAATAGGGCTATCGACCATGCAGGAGCGTATCAAGCTTTTAGGCGGAGTTTTGAAAATCGAATCGCAAGCTGGCAGAGGAACTGTTATCGCGTTTGATGTTCCCGTAAAAGCACAGGCATAA
- a CDS encoding response regulator transcription factor, producing the protein MSKSYRIILADDHAIFRAGLKSLIDKEAILKIVGEAKDGKDLLAKLRSIKCDLVVLDLSMPQMSGMEALQRIRQEFPRVKILVLTMQNDSDHFKAAMTSGAGGYLLKEDAYEQLVLAIKLIMKNKQYVSPSLSMLLTERYLRALDEPRTPSLEILTKRERQVLELIAKEFPNKNIAQKLKISLRTVETHRANLTRKLNIKSTAGLVKYAVSKGIE; encoded by the coding sequence ATGTCTAAATCTTACCGTATTATTTTAGCCGATGACCATGCGATCTTTCGCGCTGGATTAAAAAGTCTAATAGATAAAGAGGCTATCCTTAAAATTGTGGGCGAGGCAAAAGACGGCAAAGACCTTCTTGCTAAGCTAAGGTCTATTAAATGTGATCTTGTCGTCCTTGATCTGTCCATGCCTCAGATGAGCGGCATGGAGGCTTTGCAAAGAATTCGTCAGGAGTTTCCCAGAGTCAAGATCCTAGTCCTCACCATGCAAAATGACAGCGATCATTTTAAGGCAGCCATGACTAGCGGTGCCGGCGGATATCTCTTAAAAGAAGATGCTTATGAACAGTTGGTTTTAGCCATAAAGTTGATCATGAAAAATAAGCAATACGTTTCTCCGTCACTATCGATGCTTTTAACCGAGCGGTATTTGCGCGCCTTAGACGAGCCCAGAACACCTTCTTTGGAAATTCTTACTAAGAGGGAACGGCAAGTCTTAGAATTGATCGCTAAAGAATTTCCGAACAAAAACATTGCCCAGAAATTAAAGATCAGCCTGCGGACTGTTGAGACCCACCGCGCTAATTTAACCCGGAAGCTTAACATCAAATCAACAGCCGGGCTTGTCAAATACGCCGTCTCTAAAGGGATCGAGTAG
- a CDS encoding response regulator transcription factor, translating to MPKKILLVEDYDEFREMVKVHLVKHNSQWEIFEASSGELGVIKALREHPDVVLMDIRLPNINGIDAANQIKKYLPQVKIIILTMFETDAFKEMFKSEDITAYIGKSEIYEKLIPEIEKHLAEA from the coding sequence ATGCCGAAAAAAATACTTCTTGTCGAAGATTATGATGAGTTCCGCGAGATGGTCAAAGTCCATCTTGTCAAACACAATAGCCAATGGGAGATCTTTGAAGCTTCTTCCGGCGAATTGGGAGTCATCAAGGCCTTAAGAGAGCATCCCGATGTTGTCTTGATGGATATCCGGCTTCCCAATATCAACGGCATCGATGCCGCCAATCAGATCAAGAAATATCTCCCTCAGGTAAAAATAATCATTCTCACGATGTTTGAAACAGATGCTTTTAAAGAAATGTTCAAAAGCGAAGATATTACGGCTTATATCGGCAAAAGCGAAATTTATGAAAAGCTTATTCCGGAGATCGAGAAGCATTTAGCTGAAGCATAA
- a CDS encoding response regulator transcription factor: MEKHKEKTKNAGIKVLLVDDHEEFRLTVKKFLKEKGADLHVSEAATGEDGVEQALRIKPDIVIADIGLPDISGIDAARQIKKALPKCKVIMLTMFESAAFRNIYDFHDMDGYIGKNELYEKLMPSIKNALEN; encoded by the coding sequence ATGGAAAAACATAAAGAAAAAACAAAAAACGCCGGGATCAAAGTGCTCTTGGTGGACGACCACGAAGAGTTTCGTCTCACGGTGAAGAAATTCCTAAAAGAAAAAGGGGCGGACCTTCATGTCAGCGAGGCGGCGACGGGAGAAGACGGTGTTGAACAGGCTTTACGTATCAAACCCGATATCGTGATCGCGGATATCGGCCTGCCTGATATAAGTGGCATTGATGCGGCGCGCCAGATCAAAAAGGCTTTGCCAAAGTGCAAGGTGATTATGCTCACTATGTTTGAATCGGCGGCATTTAGGAATATTTATGATTTTCATGATATGGACGGATATATCGGCAAAAATGAGTTGTATGAAAAATTAATGCCTTCCATTAAGAACGCTTTAGAGAATTAG
- the nifJ gene encoding pyruvate:ferredoxin (flavodoxin) oxidoreductase — protein sequence MNRKQVTIDGNEAAAYVAYHLSEVIAIYPITPSSAMGEWADEWASLSGKNIWGTIPLVQEMQSEAGAAGAVHGALQTGALTTTFTASQGLLLMIPNMYKIAGELTPAVFHIAARSLAAQGLSIFGDHSDVMAVRQTGFALLASNSVQEVMDTALIAHAATLQTRIPFLHFFDGFRTSHEVSKIEQLTTDDLKAMINEDLIMDHRSRALSPDHPVLRGTAQNPDVYFQARETVNPFYDACPDAVQKAMDKFAKLTGRSYKLFEYYGAPDAERMIIIMGSGAEAVHETVDFLNKKGEKIGVLKVRLYRPFSIKHFVEAIPKTVKTIAVLDRTKEPGSAGEPLYLDIVNAFVEGGEGAGFKKMPKIIGGRYGLSSKEFTSAMVKGVFDELSKPNPKNHFTIGILDDVTHTSLDYDASFTTEASDVIRALFYGLGADGTVSANKNSIKIIGEDTPNYAQGYFVYDSKKSGSVTVSHLRFGPRAIRSTYLVNRANFVGCHQFVFLEKYDVLKDIVEKGTFLLNSSFGVDEVWNHLPRSVQQQMIDKKIKFYVIDAYKVAREAGMGGRINTIMQTCFFAISGVLPKDEAIAAIKHSIEKTYGKKGEEMVQMNFKAVDHSLAHLHEVKIPGKISSTIEMRPAVPAAAPGFVQKVTSMIIASRGDELPVSCMPNDGTYPTATAQWEKRNIAQEIPVWDESICIQCGKCVVVCPHAVIRAKVFDTKDLVGAPASFKSTDAKDREWQGLKFSLQVSPEDCTGCAICVDVCPVKNKTETKLKAINMRPQPPLREAESKNWEHFLKIPEIDRNLVKRNSIRQSQVFQPLFEFSGACSGCGETPYLKLISQLFGDRMVVANATGCSSIYGGNLPTTPWAKNNEGRGPAWSNSLFEDNAEFGLGFRLSINKQKEFARELVQRMESQIGGELAKSILDAEQKDEPGIFEQRQRVEILKKKIQTLKTSEAKMLLSVADMLVKKSVWIIGGDGWAYDIGFGGLDHVMASGYNVNILVLDTEVYSNTGGQMSKSTSRAAVAKFAAGGKSTPKKDLARIAMTYGNVYVASIAMGAKDEQTLRALLEAESYDGPSLVIAYSHCIAHGIDMTTGMQNQKAAVASGYWPIFRYNPLLKKEGKNPFQLDCAEPKLSFKDYAYTENRFKMLTKSKPEEAKVLLGLAQQDILERWKIYAAMAAAPAAQNPEPIQKT from the coding sequence ATGAACAGAAAACAGGTTACCATCGACGGCAATGAAGCGGCGGCTTATGTCGCTTATCATTTAAGTGAAGTCATCGCGATCTATCCGATCACGCCATCGTCAGCGATGGGAGAATGGGCTGATGAGTGGGCGTCATTATCGGGAAAAAATATATGGGGAACAATTCCGTTAGTTCAAGAGATGCAAAGCGAAGCCGGCGCCGCCGGGGCAGTTCACGGGGCTTTGCAAACGGGCGCGCTCACGACAACGTTCACCGCTTCTCAAGGGCTTTTGTTGATGATCCCCAATATGTATAAGATCGCCGGAGAATTAACGCCGGCCGTTTTTCATATCGCCGCCCGTTCTTTGGCCGCGCAAGGGCTATCGATCTTTGGTGATCATTCGGATGTGATGGCGGTACGTCAAACCGGTTTCGCGCTTTTAGCGTCTAATTCTGTCCAAGAAGTTATGGACACCGCTTTGATCGCGCACGCGGCGACATTGCAAACACGTATTCCGTTCTTACATTTTTTCGATGGATTTAGGACGTCTCATGAAGTTTCCAAAATAGAACAACTCACCACAGACGATCTCAAAGCGATGATCAATGAAGATCTAATTATGGATCATCGCTCCAGGGCATTGTCACCGGATCATCCTGTTTTGCGCGGAACAGCCCAAAATCCGGATGTCTATTTCCAAGCCAGAGAAACCGTTAATCCTTTTTATGATGCCTGTCCGGATGCCGTTCAAAAGGCCATGGATAAATTTGCCAAACTCACAGGGCGCTCTTACAAATTATTTGAATACTACGGAGCTCCCGACGCTGAACGAATGATCATTATCATGGGATCCGGAGCGGAAGCTGTTCATGAAACAGTAGATTTCTTAAATAAAAAAGGCGAGAAGATCGGAGTTTTAAAGGTTCGGCTTTATCGTCCTTTTTCTATCAAACATTTTGTGGAAGCAATCCCTAAAACGGTTAAAACGATCGCTGTTCTCGACCGCACCAAAGAACCCGGCAGTGCCGGAGAGCCTTTGTATTTGGACATTGTGAACGCTTTTGTTGAGGGCGGCGAGGGAGCCGGATTTAAAAAAATGCCCAAGATCATCGGCGGGCGTTATGGATTATCGTCCAAAGAATTTACTTCGGCCATGGTCAAAGGTGTTTTTGATGAGTTATCTAAACCAAATCCCAAAAATCATTTCACCATCGGCATTCTAGACGATGTGACGCATACGAGCTTAGACTATGATGCCAGTTTTACGACGGAAGCTTCTGATGTTATTCGTGCTCTTTTTTACGGGCTTGGCGCCGACGGAACTGTGAGCGCGAACAAAAATTCCATCAAGATCATCGGGGAAGACACTCCTAATTATGCGCAAGGATATTTTGTTTATGATTCTAAGAAATCCGGATCGGTGACGGTTTCCCACTTACGTTTTGGCCCGCGGGCGATCCGTTCCACCTATTTGGTTAATCGCGCTAATTTTGTCGGCTGTCATCAGTTCGTATTCTTAGAGAAATATGATGTTTTGAAAGATATCGTCGAAAAAGGGACATTCCTTTTGAATAGTTCTTTTGGGGTTGATGAAGTTTGGAATCATCTGCCGCGTTCGGTTCAACAGCAGATGATCGATAAAAAGATAAAATTTTATGTTATCGATGCTTACAAAGTCGCCCGAGAAGCGGGAATGGGCGGAAGGATCAACACCATTATGCAAACCTGTTTCTTTGCCATTTCCGGTGTTCTTCCAAAAGATGAAGCAATCGCCGCTATCAAGCATTCCATTGAAAAGACTTATGGGAAAAAAGGCGAAGAAATGGTCCAAATGAATTTTAAAGCGGTAGACCATTCTTTGGCGCATCTTCACGAAGTGAAAATTCCGGGAAAAATATCAAGCACCATTGAGATGCGTCCGGCTGTTCCGGCTGCAGCTCCTGGATTTGTGCAAAAAGTAACCTCGATGATCATCGCGTCCCGCGGTGATGAATTACCGGTCAGTTGCATGCCCAATGACGGAACTTATCCGACGGCAACAGCTCAATGGGAAAAACGTAATATCGCGCAGGAAATTCCCGTTTGGGATGAATCCATTTGTATTCAATGCGGCAAATGCGTGGTGGTTTGTCCTCACGCGGTTATTCGCGCTAAAGTTTTTGATACTAAAGATCTTGTCGGTGCGCCAGCTAGTTTTAAATCGACAGATGCGAAAGACCGTGAATGGCAAGGATTGAAATTTTCTCTCCAAGTCTCTCCGGAAGATTGCACCGGCTGCGCCATTTGCGTAGATGTTTGCCCGGTAAAAAATAAAACAGAAACGAAGCTTAAAGCGATCAATATGCGGCCTCAACCGCCTTTGCGGGAAGCGGAATCTAAGAATTGGGAACATTTCCTGAAGATCCCGGAAATAGACCGTAATTTAGTGAAGCGTAATTCTATTCGGCAATCCCAGGTTTTCCAGCCGCTTTTTGAGTTTTCCGGCGCTTGCAGCGGTTGCGGAGAAACACCTTATCTAAAATTGATCAGCCAGTTATTCGGCGACCGGATGGTGGTTGCGAATGCGACGGGATGTTCTTCCATTTATGGAGGAAATCTCCCCACCACACCGTGGGCAAAAAATAATGAAGGCCGCGGCCCAGCATGGTCTAACTCTTTATTTGAAGACAATGCCGAGTTTGGTTTAGGATTCAGGCTTTCTATCAACAAGCAGAAAGAATTCGCCCGGGAATTAGTTCAAAGAATGGAATCACAAATCGGCGGTGAACTAGCCAAATCTATCTTAGACGCTGAACAAAAAGACGAACCGGGGATCTTTGAACAGCGTCAGCGCGTGGAGATCTTAAAAAAGAAGATCCAAACGCTTAAAACCTCGGAAGCCAAGATGCTTTTAAGCGTCGCGGATATGCTGGTCAAAAAAAGTGTTTGGATCATCGGTGGCGACGGCTGGGCTTATGATATCGGTTTTGGCGGATTGGACCATGTCATGGCGTCCGGATACAATGTGAATATTCTTGTCCTGGACACAGAAGTTTATTCTAATACCGGCGGGCAGATGTCGAAATCTACGTCGAGAGCGGCGGTCGCCAAGTTTGCCGCCGGTGGAAAAAGTACGCCGAAAAAAGATTTAGCCCGCATTGCTATGACTTATGGAAATGTTTATGTGGCTTCCATCGCCATGGGCGCAAAGGATGAGCAGACACTGCGTGCGCTTTTAGAAGCGGAAAGTTATGACGGCCCATCTTTGGTCATTGCCTACAGCCATTGCATCGCGCACGGCATTGACATGACGACAGGGATGCAAAATCAAAAAGCGGCTGTTGCGAGCGGCTATTGGCCGATATTCCGTTACAATCCTTTGCTTAAAAAAGAAGGAAAAAATCCTTTCCAGCTGGATTGCGCGGAACCAAAATTATCATTTAAAGATTATGCGTATACGGAAAATCGTTTTAAAATGCTGACAAAGAGCAAGCCCGAAGAAGCTAAGGTTCTTCTTGGGCTCGCGCAACAAGATATTCTTGAGCGCTGGAAAATTTACGCGGCGATGGCGGCGGCTCCGGCGGCACAAAATCCCGAACCCATTCAGAAAACTTAA
- a CDS encoding dihydroorotate dehydrogenase-like protein, with amino-acid sequence MDLSTSYMGLKLKNPLVASASPLSDSVESIKRLEDSGIAAVVNHSLFEEQLSREAKELDHHLTHGTQSYAESLTYFPEMADFSLGPEEYLKHISQAKKAVKIPIIGSLNGYTDGGWVKYAKNIQEAGADALELNIYFIPTDADLSGVDVEKRYIDILRAVKSNVSIPVAVKLSPYFSSMANMAKRLDEAGADALVLFNRFYQPDIDLETLTVVPNVLLSTPQAMRLPLRWIAILYGRLKADLAATSGIHHPEDVIKMLMAGADVAMVCSVLLRNGVDYTKDILKGIEWWMKEHEYESVKQMKGSMSQKSCENPQAFERANYMKALKTFR; translated from the coding sequence ATGGACCTGTCAACCAGCTACATGGGGTTAAAACTTAAAAATCCTTTGGTCGCTTCGGCATCGCCTTTATCCGATAGTGTTGAGAGCATTAAACGCCTGGAAGATAGTGGTATTGCGGCTGTTGTTAATCATTCTCTTTTTGAAGAACAGCTTTCTCGCGAGGCGAAAGAACTCGACCATCATTTAACGCACGGAACGCAAAGCTATGCTGAATCTCTTACTTATTTTCCGGAGATGGCCGATTTTTCTTTAGGTCCGGAAGAATATTTGAAACACATCAGCCAGGCCAAGAAAGCTGTTAAAATTCCCATCATCGGAAGCTTGAACGGCTATACTGACGGCGGCTGGGTCAAATACGCGAAAAATATTCAAGAGGCCGGAGCCGATGCGCTTGAATTGAATATTTATTTTATTCCGACGGACGCGGATCTTTCCGGCGTGGATGTGGAAAAACGCTACATTGATATTTTACGGGCTGTTAAATCCAATGTTTCTATCCCGGTGGCGGTTAAGCTTAGCCCATATTTTAGTTCTATGGCCAATATGGCGAAAAGGCTTGATGAGGCCGGAGCCGATGCCCTTGTTTTATTTAATCGTTTTTATCAGCCCGATATTGACCTAGAAACTCTGACGGTTGTTCCTAACGTTTTATTAAGCACGCCTCAGGCGATGCGGCTTCCGCTGCGCTGGATAGCCATTCTTTACGGCCGTCTTAAAGCAGATTTAGCGGCAACGAGCGGTATCCATCATCCGGAAGATGTCATCAAGATGCTGATGGCAGGAGCAGATGTCGCCATGGTTTGTTCTGTCCTTTTGCGTAACGGTGTTGATTATACGAAAGATATTTTAAAAGGCATTGAATGGTGGATGAAGGAGCACGAATATGAATCGGTCAAGCAAATGAAGGGAAGTATGAGCCAGAAATCCTGCGAAAATCCGCAGGCCTTTGAGCGGGCCAATTATATGAAGGCTTTAAAAACGTTTAGATAA